The proteins below come from a single Malus domestica chromosome 03, GDT2T_hap1 genomic window:
- the LOC139194573 gene encoding uncharacterized protein, giving the protein MASGSGSRPISGGPPLPAPLSDGDGKRETLPETPWYDLPIQNVASGGFTPPFVPEDEASERTTVREVILDALSKASEEAGAGFVDSVNAADPTRIATEVEAVLFEQWGLNDLSNHPVCEKYAALLSTLHDTDIKVLRKQVLLGDITPQMLANMSVDELYQSYPKPTFSYDFCASYVNYIAKDEEFVQRKRKRKMIQRKNS; this is encoded by the exons atGGCGTCAGGGTCAGGTTCAAGGCCAATTTCAGGCGGGCCACCTTTACCAGCGCCTCTGTCGGACGGTGATGGTAAGAGGGAAACGCTGCCGGAGACGCCTTGGTATGATCTCCCTATACAAAATGTAGCTTCTGGTGGATTTACGCCACCGTTTGTCCCTGAAG ATGAAGCCTCCGAACGGACTACTGTACGGGAGGTCATTTTGGACGCTTTGTCCAAGGCATCTGAGGAAGCCGGTGCAGGATTTGTGGATTCTGTCAATGCAGCTGACCCTACTAGAATTGCTACTGAAGTGGAGGCTGTGCTGTTTGAGCAATGGGGTCTCAATGATCTGTCAAACCATCCAGTGTGTGAAAAGTATGCAGCTTTATTAAGTACGCTGCATGACACTGATATCAAAGTTTTGCGTAAACAAGTTCTTCTTGGAGATATCACGCCACAGATGTTGGCCAACATGTCTGTAGATGAACTGTATCAGAGTTACCCCAAGCCTACGTTTTCATACGACTTTTGTGCCTCGtatgttaactacattgcaaaagatgaagaattcgtacagaggaagaggaagaggaagatgatACAGAGGAAGAATTCGTAA